The following is a genomic window from bacterium.
GAACACAGGGCAGCGTCCGGCGGCATCGAGCACTGTCACGGCCCAAAACCCGCGCGGCCCGGTGTTCGTGCGGGATGCGGGGGTGGATGAGCCCACCTGGCGCAAGGGCGAGCGCGTGCGGCACCAGGCGTTCGGCAGCGGCTCCATTGTGGCCGTGGACGGCTACCTGGACGACTTGAAAGTGACCGTGCGTTTCGACGGCGGAGTGACCAAGAAACTGGTGGCGCGCTTCGCCAAGCTGGCGCGGGAATAGCAGGCTTTTCTCTGGGAGGCGGTTATGATGAAAGACACGGCCCGCGAGCTGCGGGAGGTGGTCGAAAGAGTGACCCCACGCCTGGAGCGGATCAGCCCGGAGAAGGCGTCTGCTCCGCGCGCGCCAGGCAAGTGGAGCCGCAAGGAAATCCTGGGCCACCTGATCGACTCGGCCTCCACCAACCATCAACGGTTCGTGCGGGCCTGCTACGGGGCCGCGGCGAATTTCCCGGGCTACGCCCAGGATGACTGGGTGCGTATCCAGGGCTATGCCTCCGAGCCCTGGCCGATGGTGGTGGCCCTCTGGAGCGCCTACAACAATCACCTGAGCCACGTGATGGCGCGCCTGCCCGAGTCGGCCAGGGAGGCGGTGGTGAATTTCAACGAGGACAACCCGGCCACGCTGGAGCGTGTGGTGGCCGATTACCTGCGGCACCTTCTGCACCACCTGGATCAGATACTGGACGGGCAGGAGTGAGCGGATTGTAACAGAGAGTCAACCAAGAAAATGGTGGCGTATTTCTCAAAGCAGGGGCAATAGATAAAGAACCCTTCGCGGGCCGGATGATCCATGCATTCACTGGAAAGTACTTATCTCGACAGATTGATCCTTCCCCACCGTTTCGCCGGACTCATCCGACGGATCGGTGAATTCAGGGGCAAACAGGATTTGTACAACCAGCAGGCCCCCGACATACTGGAAAACCTCCGGCGGGTAGCGGTCATCCAGAGCACCGAATCCTCCAACCGCTTGGAGGGGATCACCGCAGATTACCAGCGGATAAAGGCGCTGGTGGAACAAAAAGCCACACCGGCCAATCGGCCGGAAAGCGAAATCGCCGGTTACAGGGATGTGCTCAATACCATCCATTCGAGTTGGAACGGCATACCGTTTTCGGTGAACACGCTCCTGCAGTTTCATCGAAACCTGATGCAATACGCGGGCAAGGAAGGCGGGAGATGGA
Proteins encoded in this region:
- a CDS encoding DinB family protein, producing the protein MMKDTARELREVVERVTPRLERISPEKASAPRAPGKWSRKEILGHLIDSASTNHQRFVRACYGAAANFPGYAQDDWVRIQGYASEPWPMVVALWSAYNNHLSHVMARLPESAREAVVNFNEDNPATLERVVADYLRHLLHHLDQILDGQE